In one window of Bdellovibrio bacteriovorus W DNA:
- a CDS encoding ABC transporter ATP-binding protein (COG0488 ATPase components of ABC transporters with duplicated ATPase domains) yields MISTSNVSLRFGGKKLFEDVSVKFTPGNCYGLIGANGAGKSTFLKILSKEIEPNTGEVHIGADLRLSILKQDHYAFDEFPVLQTVLMGNERLYRVMQEKDALYAKPDFSEEDGIRASDLETEFAELNGWEAESEAAVMLAGLAIPEELHSKLMKELNGGEKVKVLLAQALFGQPDILLLDEPTNHLDIYAIRWLEEFLLNFENTVIVISHDRYFLNKVCTHIADIDFGKITTYTGNYDFWRQSSELNQRLRADQNKKSADKAEELKAFIARFSANASKSRQASSRQKQLEKLEFNDLPASTRKQPFVGFDIKRELGNDVLTVDKLTKTWEGETLFKDISFTLKKGDKVVLLGRNDLAKTLLLEVITGELAADAGSYQWGITTSVSYFPTDNSKYFSGDEETLVDWLRPFSTEKDETFLRGFLGKMLFSGTDALKKPKVLSGGEKVRCMFAKMMLSGSNILIFDGPTNHLDLESITAVNEGLSRYKGTVIFTSHDHELIQTVANRIIEVDQKVVYDNHITYDEYLAQKGT; encoded by the coding sequence ATGATCAGTACATCAAATGTGAGTTTGCGTTTTGGCGGTAAAAAGTTATTCGAAGATGTGAGCGTAAAGTTCACTCCAGGCAATTGTTACGGGCTTATTGGAGCTAATGGTGCCGGCAAATCTACATTCTTAAAAATTCTCTCTAAAGAAATCGAACCGAACACGGGAGAAGTGCATATTGGTGCAGATCTTCGTCTTTCGATTTTAAAACAAGATCACTATGCTTTTGATGAATTCCCAGTTTTGCAAACTGTCTTGATGGGAAATGAGCGTCTTTATCGTGTGATGCAGGAAAAGGATGCTCTTTATGCAAAACCTGACTTTAGCGAAGAAGATGGTATTCGCGCTTCTGATCTTGAAACAGAATTTGCTGAATTAAATGGTTGGGAGGCTGAGTCTGAAGCGGCGGTGATGCTTGCGGGTTTAGCTATTCCTGAAGAACTTCACAGTAAGCTGATGAAAGAGCTCAATGGGGGAGAGAAGGTCAAAGTTCTTCTTGCTCAGGCTCTTTTTGGACAACCAGATATTTTATTGCTGGATGAGCCTACGAATCACTTGGATATTTATGCTATTCGTTGGTTGGAAGAGTTCTTATTGAACTTTGAAAATACAGTGATTGTTATTTCCCATGACCGTTATTTCTTAAACAAAGTCTGCACACATATCGCGGATATTGATTTTGGAAAAATCACTACCTATACCGGAAACTACGATTTCTGGAGACAGTCGAGCGAATTGAACCAGCGTCTGCGCGCTGATCAGAATAAGAAAAGTGCTGATAAAGCCGAAGAGTTGAAAGCCTTTATCGCACGCTTTAGTGCCAATGCTTCGAAGTCTCGCCAAGCTTCTTCACGTCAAAAACAGTTAGAAAAATTAGAGTTTAATGATTTACCAGCTTCTACTCGCAAGCAGCCATTTGTGGGATTTGATATTAAGCGAGAGCTGGGTAACGATGTTCTAACTGTAGATAAGCTGACAAAAACTTGGGAAGGGGAGACTCTTTTTAAAGATATTAGCTTTACCCTTAAAAAAGGCGACAAAGTCGTTCTGCTTGGTAGAAACGACTTAGCCAAAACTCTTCTTTTAGAGGTTATTACGGGAGAACTTGCTGCTGATGCTGGAAGCTATCAGTGGGGTATTACAACTTCAGTGAGTTATTTCCCGACGGATAACTCAAAGTATTTTAGCGGTGACGAGGAAACTCTGGTGGATTGGCTAAGACCTTTTTCTACAGAAAAGGATGAGACCTTCTTAAGAGGTTTTTTAGGCAAGATGCTTTTCAGTGGAACAGATGCCCTCAAGAAACCGAAAGTTTTATCGGGAGGCGAGAAGGTTCGCTGCATGTTCGCGAAGATGATGCTCTCGGGTTCTAATATTTTAATTTTTGATGGACCTACGAATCACTTAGATCTTGAAAGTATCACTGCGGTGAATGAAGGGTTGAGTCGCTACAAGGGGACTGTGATCTTTACGAGTCATGACCATGAGTTGATTCAAACTGTGGCGAATCGAATTATCGAGGTGGATCAAAAAGTGGTTTACGACAATCACATCACCTACGATGAGTACTTAGCTCAAAAAGGAACGTAA
- a CDS encoding hypothetical protein (COG1012 NAD-dependent aldehyde dehydrogenases), with product MKRIILTLSVLVSSSLASAQSYQQETRAAARTETRELIRAVGMDRWDCESRVQREAYVQERNVLQSCQRQAGSECRIVSRRYLGDNWIYPIQGRYKVDDYKITAETCRVRAADRAEQDALNNCRTEYGVHCQITRRGDSDHRVERRRRYVIAGPKEDFQVCNGRAEASPESRYRVQCSLELIAGNY from the coding sequence ATGAAAAGAATCATTTTAACACTATCAGTTTTGGTATCATCTAGTCTTGCTTCGGCTCAAAGCTATCAGCAGGAAACTCGCGCTGCGGCTCGCACAGAGACAAGAGAGCTTATTCGCGCTGTCGGTATGGATCGATGGGATTGTGAATCCCGAGTTCAAAGAGAAGCCTACGTTCAAGAGAGAAATGTTTTGCAATCCTGTCAGCGTCAAGCAGGCTCGGAGTGTCGAATTGTCTCTAGACGTTACTTAGGTGATAATTGGATCTATCCAATTCAAGGCCGTTACAAAGTAGATGATTATAAAATCACAGCTGAAACTTGCCGCGTAAGAGCTGCTGACCGAGCAGAGCAAGATGCCTTGAACAATTGTCGCACAGAGTACGGAGTGCATTGCCAAATCACGCGTAGAGGTGATTCTGATCATCGCGTAGAGCGTCGTCGTCGCTATGTAATTGCTGGACCTAAAGAAGACTTCCAAGTTTGTAACGGCCGTGCGGAAGCAAGCCCAGAGAGTCGTTACCGTGTTCAATGCTCGTTAGAACTGATCGCAGGCAATTACTAG
- a CDS encoding hypothetical protein (COG3644 Uncharacterized protein conserved in bacteria), which produces METFSYTAFLNGNLLAQGNLEDVVLKIKKQMGKADHSEALLFNDSTGKVIDFNYQGSKEDVEKRLEVYKTPTSVSTPAGPGRPKLGVVSREVSLLPRHWEWLAAQPGGASATLRLLIEEARKKTESSVSIKQLQERTYQVMFTLAGDLEGYEESVRALYKKDRKSFLEHQNTWPSDVKKYILKVAQGIF; this is translated from the coding sequence ATGGAAACTTTTTCTTACACGGCATTTCTAAATGGGAATCTACTAGCGCAAGGCAATTTAGAAGACGTTGTCTTAAAAATTAAAAAGCAAATGGGTAAGGCTGATCATAGTGAAGCTTTGCTCTTTAATGATTCAACTGGAAAAGTCATTGATTTCAATTACCAAGGGTCTAAAGAAGATGTCGAAAAAAGACTTGAGGTCTATAAAACTCCGACATCGGTGTCTACGCCGGCAGGGCCAGGGCGTCCAAAGCTTGGGGTGGTCTCTAGAGAGGTCTCCTTATTGCCAAGGCATTGGGAGTGGTTGGCGGCTCAGCCTGGTGGTGCCTCTGCGACTCTGCGCTTATTGATCGAAGAAGCGCGTAAGAAAACGGAGTCTTCGGTAAGTATCAAACAACTCCAAGAGCGCACGTATCAAGTCATGTTTACTTTAGCTGGGGATCTCGAGGGCTATGAGGAGTCCGTGCGCGCGCTTTATAAAAAAGATCGCAAGAGTTTCTTAGAGCATCAGAATACGTGGCCTAGTGATGTGAAGAAATATATTCTAAAAGTGGCCCAGGGAATTTTCTAA
- a CDS encoding hypothetical protein (COG1396 Predicted transcriptional regulators), with translation MEIKSAPSINEYLNVNLYLEDYYHFRKSQPEGFSYESWAQALGVSSKSFLRFAILGKRTISEELAHKLALFIGLNEKETEYFYLLVLYTQASQAEVKRTYEKKLIQTLRGEIEWESVRPPANLLESPLYFEIRNVLVFEGSPRTPEGLADLLSVSAEEVMGHLEELKNQGFVKCEDGSWSACQSLIRINQGGSNQAQLAYHKKSLEKAIEAQSLSAETRHYLSLSLPVTEEEYKDCIHEVDQLFNSLYGKYAKDNVKGSRFYQMNFNLIPWTKKVE, from the coding sequence ATGGAAATAAAGTCAGCGCCATCTATTAATGAGTATCTAAATGTGAATCTTTACCTTGAAGATTATTATCATTTTAGAAAATCTCAACCGGAAGGCTTTTCCTACGAAAGTTGGGCCCAAGCGTTGGGTGTTTCTAGTAAATCATTTTTGCGTTTTGCAATTCTTGGTAAACGAACGATCTCTGAAGAGCTAGCTCATAAGCTCGCCCTGTTTATTGGTCTCAATGAAAAAGAGACCGAGTACTTCTACCTTCTTGTTCTCTATACTCAGGCATCTCAAGCAGAAGTAAAAAGAACCTATGAAAAAAAGCTCATTCAAACTTTGCGTGGTGAAATTGAATGGGAGTCGGTGAGGCCTCCTGCAAACTTATTAGAAAGCCCGTTGTATTTCGAGATCCGTAACGTTTTAGTATTTGAAGGAAGTCCCAGAACTCCAGAGGGATTGGCAGATCTTTTAAGTGTCTCTGCTGAAGAAGTCATGGGCCATCTTGAGGAATTAAAAAATCAAGGCTTCGTCAAATGTGAAGACGGGAGTTGGAGCGCTTGCCAGAGTCTGATTCGCATCAACCAGGGTGGAAGCAATCAGGCGCAGCTCGCTTATCATAAAAAGAGTCTTGAAAAAGCCATCGAAGCACAATCGCTATCTGCAGAAACGCGGCACTATCTAAGTCTTTCTCTTCCAGTGACGGAGGAAGAGTATAAAGACTGTATCCATGAAGTAGATCAACTTTTTAATAGTCTCTATGGCAAATACGCCAAAGACAATGTTAAGGGCAGTCGCTTTTATCAGATGAATTTTAATTTGATTCCGTGGACGAAAAAAGTCGAGTAG
- a CDS encoding hypothetical protein (COG2220 Predicted Zn-dependent hydrolases of the beta-lactamase fold) yields the protein MLKISRVLHAGYLFESAEAKVLFDPLFENPFSVNCYSFPAISFDYESIRSLSLDAIFISHFHDDHFSMESLKYLNRETPIYMFTVFPELLELLKELGFAKVYALSLNAGVHIKDIKVTPRRALDEDVDSLFQIQSQGLNILNVVDSWIDDETLELLKNESPWDLIMWPFQTMRELEVIAPTRHLSKPAEIPLEWKEQLESLKPRSLIPSSCQFKMEPWSWYNQYFFPISYAFFQKEISQILPTTNIFRLNPGESVFLDPSGVSPAERLSWVRAEEDPNADCSFDLTRPIPSTSEIAKNFPVLETERQRVLKFCKEELSKAYEKLKDDAHDYFFQEGVWELNIFEPGCEHRFLFRYIEGSIFACEDDLAPIFWKTEIPLKKLYGALESGESLSSLYIRINAQPFLEKYEKRLVNVEITEDPLLRVLYQKSLGSYQKAQLERIKLSQGC from the coding sequence GTGCTTAAAATCTCAAGAGTTCTACATGCAGGTTATCTATTTGAAAGTGCAGAAGCAAAGGTGCTCTTTGACCCTCTGTTTGAAAATCCCTTCAGTGTGAACTGCTATTCTTTCCCTGCAATTTCTTTTGATTACGAAAGCATTCGCTCTTTGTCGTTAGATGCCATCTTCATATCTCATTTTCATGATGATCACTTTTCAATGGAGAGTTTGAAGTATCTTAATCGGGAAACGCCGATCTATATGTTTACGGTTTTTCCAGAGCTCTTAGAACTTTTAAAAGAATTGGGTTTTGCCAAAGTTTATGCGCTCTCCTTAAACGCCGGTGTTCACATCAAAGATATAAAAGTCACTCCACGTCGAGCCTTAGACGAAGATGTCGACAGTTTGTTTCAGATTCAATCTCAAGGGCTGAATATTTTAAACGTCGTTGATTCATGGATTGATGATGAGACCTTAGAGCTTCTTAAGAATGAATCCCCTTGGGACTTGATCATGTGGCCTTTTCAAACGATGAGAGAATTGGAAGTGATTGCTCCGACTCGGCATTTGAGCAAGCCTGCCGAGATACCTCTTGAGTGGAAAGAGCAATTAGAATCGTTAAAACCACGAAGTCTTATTCCGAGCTCTTGCCAATTTAAAATGGAGCCGTGGTCTTGGTACAATCAATACTTCTTTCCGATTTCCTACGCATTCTTTCAAAAAGAGATCTCACAGATTTTGCCCACCACAAATATCTTCCGCCTCAACCCCGGAGAGTCTGTGTTTTTAGATCCCTCTGGAGTAAGTCCCGCTGAGCGTTTGTCTTGGGTGAGGGCGGAGGAAGATCCAAACGCTGATTGTAGCTTTGATTTAACAAGGCCCATTCCTTCCACATCAGAAATTGCGAAAAATTTTCCGGTGCTAGAGACCGAGCGCCAGAGAGTTCTAAAATTTTGCAAAGAAGAACTTTCGAAAGCTTATGAAAAGTTAAAGGACGATGCTCACGACTATTTTTTCCAAGAGGGAGTTTGGGAGCTCAATATTTTTGAGCCCGGATGTGAACACAGATTTCTCTTTCGTTATATAGAGGGTTCTATTTTTGCTTGTGAAGATGACCTTGCCCCTATTTTTTGGAAAACAGAAATCCCTCTTAAAAAACTATATGGGGCTCTGGAATCCGGTGAAAGTCTTTCATCGCTTTATATCCGCATCAATGCTCAGCCGTTTTTGGAAAAATATGAGAAAAGGCTCGTGAATGTGGAGATCACTGAAGATCCTCTTTTGCGAGTTCTCTATCAGAAATCATTGGGGAGTTATCAAAAGGCGCAACTAGAGAGAATCAAGCTCTCGCAGGGGTGTTAA
- a CDS encoding nucleic acid binding motif-containing protein — translation MGNVNFQNVTSLFIKTIRGEQSQDSLSHDLEANFNIVGRWETGQRGFYWEDFLSLADLKNWQLAQALEDVTHFKFLARPSGGEVLSEIILPSSRELLKSHFSSQKMSRLMTDQSKLLFNDFLLIIEVLYGRSQRFLNFFMPKGVIGQFDPLYSQTDNYGDFLANDPRISLLSMVLTLKAYKDLPSHSDEFVAGVMNMPVEEVKAKLGLLSQTGAIVMEGTHYRTNSAFVDTGASNKKSSASIVDYWRQQICEYTESGKGRSDLVSAYLLYETSPELEEKVFELCRNFYMDVKNLLTEYEGKNDKSNMRFMLIDLFYPLGSVLKATGKEKTVFDKI, via the coding sequence ATGGGAAACGTTAACTTTCAAAATGTAACTTCTTTGTTTATAAAAACCATTCGTGGAGAGCAATCTCAAGACTCTCTCAGTCACGACCTAGAGGCTAATTTTAATATTGTAGGTCGCTGGGAGACGGGACAAAGGGGCTTCTATTGGGAAGATTTTTTATCTTTAGCGGATCTTAAAAATTGGCAGCTTGCTCAAGCTCTTGAAGACGTGACGCACTTTAAATTTTTAGCAAGACCCAGTGGTGGAGAAGTTCTCTCAGAAATTATTCTTCCATCTTCTCGTGAGTTGTTAAAGTCGCATTTTTCCTCTCAAAAAATGAGTCGACTCATGACGGACCAATCAAAGCTTCTTTTCAATGATTTCCTACTTATTATCGAAGTTCTTTATGGAAGATCTCAGCGTTTTTTGAACTTCTTTATGCCCAAAGGGGTGATTGGTCAGTTTGATCCTCTGTACTCTCAGACGGATAATTATGGTGATTTTCTTGCCAACGACCCACGTATCTCGCTGCTAAGCATGGTGCTGACGCTGAAGGCCTACAAGGATTTGCCTTCGCACTCAGATGAGTTTGTGGCCGGAGTGATGAATATGCCCGTGGAAGAAGTGAAAGCAAAGTTAGGCTTACTCAGTCAAACAGGAGCCATTGTGATGGAGGGCACGCACTACAGGACAAACTCGGCTTTTGTGGACACAGGTGCAAGCAATAAAAAAAGTTCTGCTTCTATTGTGGACTATTGGCGCCAGCAGATTTGTGAATACACAGAGTCTGGAAAGGGGCGCTCTGATCTTGTGTCTGCATATTTACTTTATGAGACCAGTCCCGAATTGGAAGAAAAAGTTTTTGAACTTTGTCGAAACTTCTATATGGATGTGAAAAATCTACTCACAGAATATGAGGGCAAGAACGATAAAAGCAATATGCGTTTTATGCTTATTGATTTGTTTTATCCGCTGGGAAGCGTTTTAAAAGCCACTGGCAAGGAAAAGACGGTTTTTGATAAAATTTAA
- a CDS encoding hypothetical protein (COG0454 Histone acetyltransferase HPA2 and related acetyltransferases), which translates to MEVPLMTAQELQEKLHREIPLSRFMQVQVVKLDEAGVELECALEPNHNHLGTAFGGSLSCLMILAAYCQIFRLIDSSGHVVIKSGELNYKIPVNQKLRAVCPPPSLEEIQNFTEAYRKKGKARLTLESSIVLDDGRVACTLQSEFVGIT; encoded by the coding sequence ATGGAGGTTCCTCTGATGACAGCACAAGAGCTGCAAGAAAAACTTCACCGTGAAATTCCTTTGAGTCGTTTTATGCAAGTTCAAGTGGTGAAACTTGATGAGGCTGGTGTAGAGCTAGAGTGTGCCTTAGAACCCAATCACAATCACCTAGGCACGGCCTTTGGCGGCTCTTTGAGTTGCTTGATGATCTTAGCAGCCTATTGCCAAATCTTCCGTCTGATTGATTCTTCGGGGCATGTGGTGATTAAGTCAGGGGAGTTAAATTATAAGATCCCTGTGAATCAAAAGCTTCGCGCCGTTTGTCCACCACCTTCTCTTGAGGAGATTCAAAACTTCACCGAAGCCTATCGCAAAAAAGGCAAAGCAAGGCTCACTCTTGAAAGTTCTATCGTGTTAGATGACGGCAGGGTCGCATGTACATTGCAGTCAGAGTTTGTGGGGATTACTTAA
- a CDS encoding hypothetical protein (COG4680 Uncharacterized protein conserved in bacteria): MILTGREVLTDFTNKHAITREWIENWIADVEGSTWKTPQDIKAKYSSASFVKKVVIFNVKGNSFRLEVMVSYNIGVVKTVWAGTHAEYDERNKTR; the protein is encoded by the coding sequence ATGATTCTTACGGGAAGAGAGGTGCTAACTGACTTTACTAATAAGCACGCCATCACCCGTGAATGGATTGAAAATTGGATTGCTGATGTAGAAGGTAGCACGTGGAAAACTCCACAGGATATTAAGGCAAAGTATAGCTCAGCTAGCTTTGTAAAAAAAGTTGTGATCTTCAACGTGAAGGGTAACAGCTTTAGGCTTGAGGTTATGGTTTCTTATAACATTGGTGTTGTGAAAACAGTATGGGCTGGGACTCATGCTGAGTATGATGAAAGAAATAAGACAAGGTGA
- a CDS encoding hypothetical protein (COG5499 Predicted transcription regulator containing HTH domain) → MSFNTISEKEYRSFLQEIAELIELDPLNDSKEGERLKLISMAVQSYEKNKFFFAKPSPIDAIKFRMTEMGLSQTDLIPYLGGKNRVSEVLSKKRSLTLPMVKALNKYLEIPLDILIQEEKAKDVKFTPESFVFDEAVVKEIQKKGWIEKKPVDFDNIKGFIDSFLSPIGGLTPSNVLFRRAPHANIRGVNQTSTFLWASKVLLDSKKIESSTFSQTAIDNDFLKGIARLSYFKDGPLLAREELLKNGIKLVIVPHLTSTYIDGGTISDENGNPVVGLSLRYDRLDSFWHTLMHELVHIQKHLKVLVGPFLDDLDVEDPSDPIEREADQIAREIFIPKSVWRSSDALHFRTQESILLLAKELHISPAVIAGRIRFETKKYNLFSDLLGANTLRKIFGAA, encoded by the coding sequence ATGAGCTTCAATACTATATCTGAAAAAGAATACAGATCTTTTTTGCAAGAGATTGCTGAGCTTATTGAGCTAGATCCTCTTAATGATTCTAAAGAGGGCGAGCGACTTAAGCTTATTTCTATGGCCGTCCAGTCATACGAAAAGAATAAATTCTTTTTTGCAAAGCCATCCCCTATTGATGCGATAAAATTTAGAATGACTGAAATGGGGTTAAGCCAAACGGATTTAATTCCATACTTGGGTGGGAAGAATAGAGTCTCCGAAGTTTTGTCCAAGAAACGTTCCCTAACTTTGCCAATGGTAAAAGCCTTAAATAAGTACCTGGAAATACCATTGGATATTCTTATTCAAGAAGAGAAGGCAAAAGACGTTAAATTTACGCCAGAGTCATTTGTATTTGATGAAGCGGTCGTTAAGGAGATTCAAAAAAAGGGATGGATAGAAAAGAAGCCAGTAGATTTTGATAACATTAAGGGCTTCATTGATTCCTTTTTGAGTCCGATAGGCGGTCTTACTCCAAGCAATGTTCTTTTTCGAAGAGCCCCTCATGCGAATATTAGAGGTGTGAATCAAACCTCTACTTTTTTATGGGCATCAAAAGTACTTTTAGATAGCAAGAAAATTGAGTCGTCCACATTTAGTCAAACTGCTATAGATAATGATTTTTTGAAAGGAATAGCTCGGTTAAGTTACTTTAAGGATGGTCCACTGCTTGCCCGCGAAGAGTTGCTAAAGAACGGAATCAAGCTTGTTATAGTTCCTCATTTAACTTCTACCTACATTGATGGAGGAACGATATCCGATGAAAATGGAAACCCAGTGGTCGGCCTTTCCCTTCGGTATGATCGCTTGGACAGTTTTTGGCATACTTTAATGCACGAATTGGTTCACATTCAAAAGCATTTAAAAGTTCTAGTCGGTCCATTTCTGGATGATTTGGACGTTGAAGATCCATCAGACCCAATAGAACGAGAGGCTGACCAGATAGCGCGTGAAATTTTTATTCCTAAATCGGTCTGGAGATCCTCTGATGCTCTTCATTTTAGAACTCAAGAGTCGATTTTGCTGCTTGCGAAGGAACTGCATATTAGCCCGGCTGTAATTGCGGGGAGAATTAGATTTGAAACAAAAAAGTATAATTTATTTTCAGATCTTTTAGGAGCCAACACTTTACGTAAGATTTTTGGAGCTGCATAA
- a CDS encoding putative phage-related protein (COG0465 ATP-dependent Zn proteases) yields the protein MLGDLEIRDAFRTYCKKKNTCILIDELDLNRGKARVDLIQFGQFIVGYEIKSDKDTLERLNTQTDNYNRSLEKIVLIIGSKHKEKVQELIPSWWGIILALPKNDGVSFISVRESELNPYFDPTSLLDLLWKEELLQILSIYGINSGVASKNKYELKQLVKSISPYYELKSYASAFVIQRKS from the coding sequence ATGCTTGGCGACTTAGAAATTCGAGATGCTTTTCGAACTTATTGCAAAAAAAAGAACACCTGTATTCTAATCGATGAGCTTGATTTGAATCGTGGAAAAGCTCGAGTAGACCTAATCCAATTTGGACAGTTTATTGTTGGATATGAAATTAAAAGCGATAAAGATACCCTTGAAAGACTAAATACCCAAACAGATAACTACAATAGGTCTCTAGAAAAAATTGTTCTGATTATCGGATCGAAGCATAAAGAAAAAGTTCAAGAGCTCATACCATCGTGGTGGGGAATAATTCTCGCCTTACCAAAGAATGACGGCGTATCTTTTATTTCTGTTAGGGAGTCTGAACTTAATCCATATTTTGATCCAACAAGTCTACTGGATTTACTTTGGAAGGAAGAGCTTCTTCAGATTCTTTCTATCTATGGTATTAACTCGGGAGTAGCCTCTAAAAACAAATACGAACTCAAACAGCTTGTGAAAAGTATTAGCCCCTATTATGAGCTCAAATCTTATGCCAGTGCCTTTGTCATACAACGTAAGAGCTAA
- a CDS encoding NADH dehydrogenase (COG1252 NADH dehydrogenase, FAD-containing subunit), with translation MSEKNVVIIGAGFAGLNAARKLGNKKGVRVTVIDRTNHHLFQPLLYQVATAGLSPAEIASPIRATLSRYKNISVLLDSISSVDLTKKIVRSADEEFSYDYLFLACGAKHSYFNHPEWEENAPGLKTLEQATEIRRRVLLAFELAEKEKDIEKQKQHLTFVVVGGGPTGVELAGAIAEISRHTLSRDFRHIDPTRTRVLLIEAGPRILASFDKDLSRKAERDLETLGVQVWVNTRVTDISKNSVTLGGEMIVSSTILWAAGVQPSSLNKSLGVVLDKQGRALVQADLSILNHPEAFVLGDQAAFQTEDGRTLPGLASVAIQQGEHAAEQVLRDVRGKSRKAFVYRDKGQMATIGRKKAIVQIKSWHFEGFFAWLVWLFIHIYYLIGFKNKVFVFWQWAYAYFTFKKGARLILDKEWRLSDSTNPQNTVSRKPHGLPEDENRIS, from the coding sequence ATGTCAGAAAAAAATGTTGTCATCATCGGAGCTGGATTTGCGGGACTCAATGCCGCACGAAAGCTTGGCAATAAAAAAGGGGTTCGCGTCACTGTTATTGATCGAACCAATCACCATCTCTTTCAACCTCTTTTATACCAAGTCGCTACAGCGGGACTTTCTCCAGCAGAAATTGCAAGCCCCATCCGCGCTACACTTTCTAGGTATAAAAACATCTCTGTTCTTCTAGATAGTATTAGCTCTGTGGATCTTACAAAAAAAATCGTACGAAGTGCCGACGAAGAGTTTTCGTATGACTATCTTTTTCTCGCCTGTGGAGCCAAGCACAGCTACTTCAATCACCCCGAGTGGGAGGAAAATGCTCCTGGCCTAAAAACTTTAGAGCAAGCCACAGAGATTCGCCGAAGAGTCCTTTTAGCTTTCGAACTTGCCGAAAAAGAAAAAGATATAGAAAAGCAAAAGCAGCATCTCACCTTCGTAGTAGTAGGCGGCGGACCAACAGGGGTAGAACTCGCTGGAGCTATTGCGGAAATCAGCAGGCACACTCTGAGTCGCGACTTCCGACATATTGATCCTACCCGCACAAGAGTTCTTTTGATCGAAGCTGGGCCAAGAATTCTTGCAAGTTTTGATAAAGATCTTTCGCGCAAAGCTGAGCGTGATTTGGAAACCTTAGGTGTTCAGGTTTGGGTCAACACTCGTGTCACCGATATCTCAAAGAACAGTGTGACTTTAGGTGGAGAGATGATTGTCTCTTCGACGATTCTTTGGGCTGCGGGCGTACAGCCCTCCTCTTTAAATAAATCCCTCGGTGTCGTTTTAGATAAACAAGGACGCGCCCTTGTACAAGCAGACCTCAGCATCTTGAATCACCCCGAAGCCTTTGTCTTGGGAGATCAGGCAGCCTTTCAAACAGAAGACGGTCGTACACTGCCAGGGCTTGCCTCGGTGGCGATCCAACAAGGGGAACACGCTGCTGAACAGGTTTTACGAGACGTGCGCGGGAAGAGTCGCAAGGCCTTCGTATATCGTGATAAGGGACAGATGGCGACGATTGGGCGTAAGAAAGCCATTGTGCAGATAAAATCTTGGCATTTTGAGGGCTTCTTTGCGTGGTTAGTCTGGCTCTTTATTCATATTTATTATTTGATCGGCTTTAAGAATAAGGTCTTCGTCTTTTGGCAATGGGCCTATGCCTATTTTACCTTCAAAAAGGGGGCTCGCCTTATTTTAGATAAAGAGTGGCGCCTTTCAGATTCGACCAACCCACAAAACACGGTCTCTCGGAAGCCTCATGGTCTGCCCGAGGACGAGAACCGCATATCTTAG